A region from the Benincasa hispida cultivar B227 chromosome 10, ASM972705v1, whole genome shotgun sequence genome encodes:
- the LOC120089099 gene encoding LOW QUALITY PROTEIN: photosystem II D2 protein-like (The sequence of the model RefSeq protein was modified relative to this genomic sequence to represent the inferred CDS: inserted 2 bases in 2 codons; substituted 1 base at 1 genomic stop codon) — translation MTIAVGKFTKEENDLFDIMDDWLRRDRFVFVGWSGLLLFPCAYFAVGGWFTSTTFVTSWYTYGLASSYLEGCNFLTAAVSTPANSLAHSLLLLWGPEAQGDFTRWCQLGGLWTFIALHGALGLIGFMLRQFELAXSVQLRPYNAIAFSGPIAVFVSVFLIYPLGQSDWFFVPSFGVATIFRFIPFFKRFHNWTLNPFHMMGVAGVLGAVLLCAIHGATVENTLFEDGDGANTFRAFNPTQAEETYSMVTANRFWSQIFGVAFSNKRWLHFFMLFVPVIGLWMSALGVVGLALNLRAYDFFFSGNPCSEDPEFETFYTKNXLLNEGIRAWMAAQXQPHENLIFPEEVQ, via the exons ATGACTATAGCCGTTGGTAAATTTACCAAAGAGGAAAATGATTTATTCGATATTATGGATGACTGGTTACGGAGGGACCGTTTCGTTTTTGTCGGTTGGTCCGGTCTATTGCTCTTTCCTTGTGCCTATTTTGCCGTCGGAGGTTGGTTTACAAGTACAACCTTTGTAACTTCATGGTATACCTATGGATTGGCAAGTTCCTATTTGGAAGGATGCAACTTCTTAACCGCCGCAGTTTCGACTCCTGCTAATAGTTTAGCCCACTCTTTGTTGTTACTATGGGGTCCTGAAGCACAAGGAGATTTTACTCGTTGGTGTCAATTAGGTGGTCTATGGACTTTTATTGCTCTCCACGGTGCTTTGGGACTAATAGGTTTCATGTTACGTCAATTTGAACTTGCTTGATCTGTTCAATTGCGACCTTATAATGCAATCGCATTCTCGGGCCCAATTGCTGTTTTTGTTTCTGTATTCCTGATTTATCCACTAGGTCAGTCTGATTGGTTCTTTGTGCCTAGTTTTGGTGTAGCAACTATATTTCGATTCATCCCCTTTTTCAAAAGGTTTCATAATTGGACATTGAACCCATTTCATATGATGGGAGTTGCGGGTGTATTGGGCGCTGTTCTGCTATGCGCTATTCATGGTGCTACCGTAGAAAATACCTTATTTGAGGATGGGGATGGTGCAAATACATTCCGTGCTTTTAACCCAACTCAAGCTGAAGAAACTTATTCAATGGTCACTGCTAACCGCTTTTGGTCCCAAATCTTTGGGGTTGCTTTTTCCAATAAACGTTGGTTACATTTCTTTATGTTATTTGTACCAGTAATTGGTTTATGGATGAGTGCTCTTGGAGTAGTTGGTCTGGCCCTGAACCTACGTGCCTATGACTTCTTTTTCTCAGGAAATCCGTGCAGCGAAGATCCTGAATTTGAGACTTTCTATACCAAAA ATCTCTTAAACGAAGGTATTCGTGCTTGGATGGCGGCTC ATCAGCCTCATGAAAACCTTATATTCCCTGAGGAGGTTCAGTGA